One Saimiri boliviensis isolate mSaiBol1 chromosome 17, mSaiBol1.pri, whole genome shotgun sequence genomic window carries:
- the TEFM gene encoding transcription elongation factor, mitochondrial isoform X1, producing the protein MEEDRRYRFLLEMGVPSLFLEGGRWRCFLAPSRSSLSQALHNSCCRKKSTAPKKMISDVTFCDENAEEPENAVDKHFSSEQQASILHVLNTASTEELEAFRLLRGRRSINIIKHRQNFGPFQNLESLMNVPLFQYKNIVQVCNSILCSKTGGDKRKLPENRFLRKLLKPDIERERLKAANSIVSIVSGTRRIAWAHLDRKLTVLDWQQSDRWRSMKETTYSSSVYLEEISSIISKMPKADFYVLEKRALSIQNSSMFPILLHFQIVEAMLYALLNKTFAQDGQHQVLSMHRNAVGKHFELMIGDFRTSGKELVKQFLSDSVLKADPRVFFPSDKIVHYRQMFLSSEPRRVEELYDSLLQAVAFYELAVFDSEP; encoded by the exons ATGGAGGAAGACCGGCGCTACCGATTCCTTTTGGAGATGGGAGTCCCTAGCCTCTTCTTGGAGGGAG GGAGGTGGAGATGCTTTCTGGCCCCATCGAGGTCATCCCTGTCCCAGGCCTTACATAATTCCTGCTGTCGGAAAAAATCCACTGCACCTAAGAAAATGATTTCTGATGTTACTTTTTGTGATGAAAATGCAGAAGAGCCTGAAAATGCAGTTGACAAGCACTTCTCTTCAGAACAGCAGGCTTCCATCTTGCATGTGTTGAATACAGCATCTACTGAAGAACTTGAAGCTTTCAGATTGCTTCGTGGAAGAAGGTCCATCAATATCATAAAGCACAGACAAAACTTTGGGCCATTTCAGAATTTGGAGAGTTTAATGAATGTGCCCTTGTTtcagtataaaaatatagttCAAGTATGTAACTCCATACTTTGTTCAAAGACTGGAGGGGATAAAAGAAAGTTACCAGAAAATCGGTTCTTGAGAAAACTCCTCAAACCAGACATAGAAAGAGAAAGACTTAAG GCAGCTAATAGCATCGTATCTATTGTTTCTGGTACTCGAAGAATTGCCTGGGCTCACCTTGATCGCAAATTGACCGTGCTGGACTGGCAGCAAAGTGATCGTTGGAGATCAATGAAGGAAACTACATACTCATCATCTGTCTATTTAGAAGAG atttcttcaaTCATTTCAAAGATGCCTAAAGCAGATTTCTATGTTCTGGAAAAAAGAGCACTTTCCATTCAAAACTCATCTATGTTTCCTATACTGTTACATTTTCAAATCGTGGAAGCCATGCTGTATGCcttattaaataaaacttttgccCAGGATGGGCAGCATCAGGTGCTGAGCATGCATCGAAATGCAGTGGGGAAGCATTTTGAACTGATGATTGGTGACTTCAGGACTAGTGGAAAAGAACTAGTGAAGCAGTTCCTCTCTGATTCTGTACTGAAGGCGGATCCTCGGGTGTTCTTCCCATCAGATAAAATAGTCCACTACAGACAGATGTTTTTATCTAGTGAACCACGAAGAGTAGAAGAGCTTTATGATTCATTATTACAAGCTGTTGCCTTCTATGAATTAGCAGTGTTTGACTCTGAGCCTTAG
- the TEFM gene encoding transcription elongation factor, mitochondrial isoform X2: MISDVTFCDENAEEPENAVDKHFSSEQQASILHVLNTASTEELEAFRLLRGRRSINIIKHRQNFGPFQNLESLMNVPLFQYKNIVQVCNSILCSKTGGDKRKLPENRFLRKLLKPDIERERLKAANSIVSIVSGTRRIAWAHLDRKLTVLDWQQSDRWRSMKETTYSSSVYLEEISSIISKMPKADFYVLEKRALSIQNSSMFPILLHFQIVEAMLYALLNKTFAQDGQHQVLSMHRNAVGKHFELMIGDFRTSGKELVKQFLSDSVLKADPRVFFPSDKIVHYRQMFLSSEPRRVEELYDSLLQAVAFYELAVFDSEP, from the exons ATGATTTCTGATGTTACTTTTTGTGATGAAAATGCAGAAGAGCCTGAAAATGCAGTTGACAAGCACTTCTCTTCAGAACAGCAGGCTTCCATCTTGCATGTGTTGAATACAGCATCTACTGAAGAACTTGAAGCTTTCAGATTGCTTCGTGGAAGAAGGTCCATCAATATCATAAAGCACAGACAAAACTTTGGGCCATTTCAGAATTTGGAGAGTTTAATGAATGTGCCCTTGTTtcagtataaaaatatagttCAAGTATGTAACTCCATACTTTGTTCAAAGACTGGAGGGGATAAAAGAAAGTTACCAGAAAATCGGTTCTTGAGAAAACTCCTCAAACCAGACATAGAAAGAGAAAGACTTAAG GCAGCTAATAGCATCGTATCTATTGTTTCTGGTACTCGAAGAATTGCCTGGGCTCACCTTGATCGCAAATTGACCGTGCTGGACTGGCAGCAAAGTGATCGTTGGAGATCAATGAAGGAAACTACATACTCATCATCTGTCTATTTAGAAGAG atttcttcaaTCATTTCAAAGATGCCTAAAGCAGATTTCTATGTTCTGGAAAAAAGAGCACTTTCCATTCAAAACTCATCTATGTTTCCTATACTGTTACATTTTCAAATCGTGGAAGCCATGCTGTATGCcttattaaataaaacttttgccCAGGATGGGCAGCATCAGGTGCTGAGCATGCATCGAAATGCAGTGGGGAAGCATTTTGAACTGATGATTGGTGACTTCAGGACTAGTGGAAAAGAACTAGTGAAGCAGTTCCTCTCTGATTCTGTACTGAAGGCGGATCCTCGGGTGTTCTTCCCATCAGATAAAATAGTCCACTACAGACAGATGTTTTTATCTAGTGAACCACGAAGAGTAGAAGAGCTTTATGATTCATTATTACAAGCTGTTGCCTTCTATGAATTAGCAGTGTTTGACTCTGAGCCTTAG